From a single Rutidosis leptorrhynchoides isolate AG116_Rl617_1_P2 chromosome 5, CSIRO_AGI_Rlap_v1, whole genome shotgun sequence genomic region:
- the LOC139847097 gene encoding uncharacterized protein isoform X1 gives MVQLMKNTEVWPESQLQHRGRMAPVKREITDEFNQYDDQQFVHLNKRSKQHQDFGMGSFPVSPAQFNPLDEPSPLGLRLRKSPSLLDLIQMRLSEGHASKFGADVKKGNKNIAASGATDKLKASNFPASLLKIGTWEYKSRYEGDLVAKCYFAKHKLVWEVLDGGLKNKIEIQWSDIMVLKATYPDDGPGTLDVVLTRQPLFFRETNPQPRKHTLWQATADFTGGQASLHRRHYLQCPQGLLGKHFEKLIQCDPRLSFLSQQEEIELESPLFEPRTSVFDDPNEPSQYDISRVGPAAIFDLHKTVSPSRGQSSSSRSELHDPAGRPAEFSREAPSPSSVMDTSAIEGIRRVGTDGTKGVSHWDQIKVPGIQPSMSMSDLVNHIENRITDQRTSSNHPLSREEKESLEILEDISRCLFNDGQYGSSSASDEKSVLSKVNSLCCLLQKDPKTFQDLEPKTENGNGNGKCCYDQKPVFETIGEKEVWEGGDDSNRGTEMSRKDSVGELLLNLPRIASLPQFFYNL, from the exons ATGGTTCAGTTGATGAAAAACACCGAGGTTTGGCCGGAATCACAGTTACAACACCGCGGAAGAATGGCGCCGGTGAAAAGAGAGATCACAGATGAATTCAATCAATATGATGATCAACAATTTGTGCATTTAAACAAACGCTCTAAG CAGCATCAAGATTTTGGAATGGGCAGTTTTCCTGTATCACCTGCACAATTCAATCCATTGGATGAACCGAGTCCATTGGGGTTGCGGCTTCGAAAGAGTCCGTCTCTGTTGGATTTGATTCAGATGAGACTTTCGGAAGGACATGCTTCGAAGTTCGGAGCTGATGTGAAGAAAGGAAACAAAAACATTGCTGCTTCTGGGGCCACTGATAAGTTAAAAGCTTCAAATTTTCCAGCATCTCTTCTTAAAATTGGCACTTGGGAG TATAAATCGAGATATGAAGGGGACTTGGTAGCAAAGTGTTACTTCGCGAAGCATAAGCTCGTGTGGGAAGTTCTTGATGGTGGCCTCAAGAATAAAATTGAAATTCAGTGGTCCGATATTATGGTTTTGAAAGCAACTTACCCGGATGATGGCCCTGGCACTCTGGACGTAGTG CTAACAAGGCAGCCTCTATTCTTTAGAGAGACGAATCCCCAGCCTAGAAAGCATACTTTATGGCAAGCAACCGCCGATTTTACAGGTGGACAGGCTAGCCTACACAG ACGTCATTATCTACAATGTCCACAAGGGTTATTAGGCAAGCACTTCGAGAAGCTGATCCAATGTGACCCACGTCTTAGTTTTCTGAGTCAGCAAGAGGAAATAGAGTTGGAGAGTCCGTTGTTTGAACCCAGAACATCAGTGTTTGACGATCCAAACGAACCCAGTCAATATGACATAAGCAGAGTCGGACCCGCCGCCATTTTCGATTTACACAAAACAGTTTCACCATCGAGAGGCCAGTCTTCTTCATCGAGAAGCGAGTTGCATGATCCTGCTGGGCGACCTGCCGAGTTCTCTCGAGAAGCACCTTCACCCAGCTCAG TGATGGACACCTCAGCGATCGAAGGAATCAGACGAGTTGGAACCGATGGAACGAAAGGTGTTAGCCATTGGGACCAAATCAAGGTCCCTGGGATACAACCTTCAATGTCGATGAGCGATTTGGTAAATCACATAGAAAACAGAATAACAGACCAAAGAACTTCCAGCAACCATCCGCTTTCACGTGAAGAGAAAGAAAGCTTAGAGATATTAGAAGACATTAGCCGATGCTTATTCAACGACGGTCAGTACGGATCATCATCCGCTTCAGACGAGAAATCagtattgtcaaaagtcaactctcTTTGCTGTTTGTTGCAGAAAGATCCCAAAACATTTCAGGATCTCGAGCCCAAAACTGAAAACGGAAATGGAAATGGCAAGTGCTGTTATGATCAGAAGCCCGTGTTCGAAACGATAGGTGAAAAGGAGGTTTGGGAAGGTGGCGATGATAGTAACAGAGGAACTGAGATGTCGAGAAAAGACTCGGTTGGTGAACTTTTGCTTAATCTTCCAAGAATAGCCTCGTTACCGCAGTTCTTCTACAACTTGTAG
- the LOC139847097 gene encoding uncharacterized protein isoform X2, producing the protein MVQLMKNTEVWPESQLQHRGRMAPVKREITDEFNQYDDQQFVHLNKRSKHQDFGMGSFPVSPAQFNPLDEPSPLGLRLRKSPSLLDLIQMRLSEGHASKFGADVKKGNKNIAASGATDKLKASNFPASLLKIGTWEYKSRYEGDLVAKCYFAKHKLVWEVLDGGLKNKIEIQWSDIMVLKATYPDDGPGTLDVVLTRQPLFFRETNPQPRKHTLWQATADFTGGQASLHRRHYLQCPQGLLGKHFEKLIQCDPRLSFLSQQEEIELESPLFEPRTSVFDDPNEPSQYDISRVGPAAIFDLHKTVSPSRGQSSSSRSELHDPAGRPAEFSREAPSPSSVMDTSAIEGIRRVGTDGTKGVSHWDQIKVPGIQPSMSMSDLVNHIENRITDQRTSSNHPLSREEKESLEILEDISRCLFNDGQYGSSSASDEKSVLSKVNSLCCLLQKDPKTFQDLEPKTENGNGNGKCCYDQKPVFETIGEKEVWEGGDDSNRGTEMSRKDSVGELLLNLPRIASLPQFFYNL; encoded by the exons ATGGTTCAGTTGATGAAAAACACCGAGGTTTGGCCGGAATCACAGTTACAACACCGCGGAAGAATGGCGCCGGTGAAAAGAGAGATCACAGATGAATTCAATCAATATGATGATCAACAATTTGTGCATTTAAACAAACGCTCTAAG CATCAAGATTTTGGAATGGGCAGTTTTCCTGTATCACCTGCACAATTCAATCCATTGGATGAACCGAGTCCATTGGGGTTGCGGCTTCGAAAGAGTCCGTCTCTGTTGGATTTGATTCAGATGAGACTTTCGGAAGGACATGCTTCGAAGTTCGGAGCTGATGTGAAGAAAGGAAACAAAAACATTGCTGCTTCTGGGGCCACTGATAAGTTAAAAGCTTCAAATTTTCCAGCATCTCTTCTTAAAATTGGCACTTGGGAG TATAAATCGAGATATGAAGGGGACTTGGTAGCAAAGTGTTACTTCGCGAAGCATAAGCTCGTGTGGGAAGTTCTTGATGGTGGCCTCAAGAATAAAATTGAAATTCAGTGGTCCGATATTATGGTTTTGAAAGCAACTTACCCGGATGATGGCCCTGGCACTCTGGACGTAGTG CTAACAAGGCAGCCTCTATTCTTTAGAGAGACGAATCCCCAGCCTAGAAAGCATACTTTATGGCAAGCAACCGCCGATTTTACAGGTGGACAGGCTAGCCTACACAG ACGTCATTATCTACAATGTCCACAAGGGTTATTAGGCAAGCACTTCGAGAAGCTGATCCAATGTGACCCACGTCTTAGTTTTCTGAGTCAGCAAGAGGAAATAGAGTTGGAGAGTCCGTTGTTTGAACCCAGAACATCAGTGTTTGACGATCCAAACGAACCCAGTCAATATGACATAAGCAGAGTCGGACCCGCCGCCATTTTCGATTTACACAAAACAGTTTCACCATCGAGAGGCCAGTCTTCTTCATCGAGAAGCGAGTTGCATGATCCTGCTGGGCGACCTGCCGAGTTCTCTCGAGAAGCACCTTCACCCAGCTCAG TGATGGACACCTCAGCGATCGAAGGAATCAGACGAGTTGGAACCGATGGAACGAAAGGTGTTAGCCATTGGGACCAAATCAAGGTCCCTGGGATACAACCTTCAATGTCGATGAGCGATTTGGTAAATCACATAGAAAACAGAATAACAGACCAAAGAACTTCCAGCAACCATCCGCTTTCACGTGAAGAGAAAGAAAGCTTAGAGATATTAGAAGACATTAGCCGATGCTTATTCAACGACGGTCAGTACGGATCATCATCCGCTTCAGACGAGAAATCagtattgtcaaaagtcaactctcTTTGCTGTTTGTTGCAGAAAGATCCCAAAACATTTCAGGATCTCGAGCCCAAAACTGAAAACGGAAATGGAAATGGCAAGTGCTGTTATGATCAGAAGCCCGTGTTCGAAACGATAGGTGAAAAGGAGGTTTGGGAAGGTGGCGATGATAGTAACAGAGGAACTGAGATGTCGAGAAAAGACTCGGTTGGTGAACTTTTGCTTAATCTTCCAAGAATAGCCTCGTTACCGCAGTTCTTCTACAACTTGTAG